The DNA window ACGCATAGAGCGCGCGACTGATGTCGTGGGTGAACTGTTCGGCGTCGGAGGGCTTGGCAGCGAGAGTTCCCGACGCAAGACCGACTGCGGCCTTGCGTTGGCTACGCGATCCGGACAGTGCACGTGCGAAGACAGCTTCGGCGATGCCGGTGACCGGCACACCGAGGTCGAGGGCAGCCTTGACCGTCCAGCGGCCTGTGCCCTTCTGCTCGGCAGCATCGACGATCACATCTACGAGCGGCTGGCCGGTCTTCGCGTCGACCTGCTTCAGCACCTCGGCGGTGATCTCGACGAGGTAGCTCTCGAGGTCGCCCGCGTTCCATTCGGTGAACACATCGGCCACCTGCTGCGGTGTGTAGTCGAGTGCGTCACGGAACAGGTTGTAGGCCTCACCGATGAGTTGCATGTCTGCATACTCGATGCCGTTGTGCACCATCTTTACGAAGTGGCCGGATCCGTCCGGACCGATGTGTGTGCAACACGGCGTGCCATCCACCTGTGCTGCAATCGATTCGAGCAACGGGCCGAGCGCCTTGTACGAGTCCACTGGGCCACCGGGCATGATCGACGGCCCGTTCAGCGCCCCCTCCTCGCCTCCGGAGATCCCGGCGCCGACGAAGAGCAGTCCGCGCTGTTTGAGCGACGCTTCGCGGCGAATGGTGTCGGTGTAGAGCGCATTTCCACCATCGATGATGATGTCGCCCTCTTCCATGGCGCCTGCGAGTTCCTCGATTACTGCATCGGTGGGGTCGCCGGCCTTCACCATGATCAACACGCGGCGAGGCTTCTGCAGCGCAGCGACGAACTCTTCGATCGTCTCGGTGCGAATGAACTTCCCTTCGCTACCGTGCTCCGCCAAGAGAGCATCGGTTTTGGCGATGCTGCGGTTGTGCAGCGCAACAGTGTGCCCGTTGCGCGCGAAGTTCCTGGCGATGTTCGAACCCATCACAGCGAGTCCGGTGACACCGATCTGGGCAAGTTCTGACGAATCCACTCCTGAAGTCATGGGTACAGCTTTCCTTGCGGAGCGAGTGAATGAAAGTTGGGGGCCGCATTTCGTGTACGGACTCGACAGAACGAGACCGGGGCGTCGTCTCGAATTCGGAACGACGCCCCGGTCTCGGGTCGGTACTACTTCACATCAGCAAGCGTCGAGCTTCAGCGATTGCGGGCAGGCCCGTCGAATCCGTCGTACTCGCGACGATCGGTGCGGCTACGAAAGCCACCCGACCTGGTGTCCTCACGCACGACTGCGGACTGACGACGGTCGTCGCTGCCTTGGTAGCCGCCGGTGCGGGGACGGTCGCCCTGGTAGCCGCCGGTGCGGGGACGGTCACCTTGGTAGCCGCCGGTGCGGGGACGGTCACCTTGGTAGCCGCCGGTGCGGGGACGGTCACCTTGGTAGCCGCCGGTGCGGGGACGGTCACCTTGGTAGCCGCCGGTGCGGGGACGGTCACCTTGGTAGCCGCCGGTGCGGGGACGGTCACCTTGGTAGCCGCCGGTGCGGGGACGGTCACCCTGGTAGCCGCCGGTGCGGGGACGGCTGTCGCGACGATCGCGTGGAGCCGAGCTTTCCGCTCGCAACGGCTCACCCGTCGGCTTCTTGGCCCCGGTGATGCTGGACAGCTCTGCCGAGCCGGACGCGACATTCACCGAAGTTGCTTTGACGCCGGCCATTCCAGTTAATTTCTGGACCTGGCGACGCTGATTGGGCAGAACGATTGCGACGACGGTGCCTTTTTCGCCTGCGCGGGCCGTGCGACCCGCGCGGTGCAGGTAGTCCTTGTGATCGGCTGGCGGATCGACGTGGACGACGAGATCGATTCCGTCGACGTGGATTCCGCGGGCGGCGACATCTGTCGCAACGAGAACAGGTGTGCGGCCGTTCTTGAATCGCTCCAGGACCCGGGTGCGCTGGTTCTGAGCTTTGCCGCCGTGCAGCGACTCTGCAGCGATACCGAGGGCGCGAAGGCGGTCTGTGATTCCGTCGCAGCCGAGCTTGGTGCGTGCGAACATGATCGTGCGGCCGTCGCGTGCTCCGATTTCGGACAGGACGACGTCTTTCTGACCACGGTCGACCATCAACATGTAGTGGTCCATCGTCCGCACGCTTGCCTTGCCGTCCTGCGTGGAGTGTTCCACGTGGTCCGGCAGGAACTGACGTACGAGCGACTGAACTTCCCGATCGAGGGTGGCAGAGAACAGCATCCGCTGCCCGTCTGCCGGTGTGTCGGCAAGCACTGCGCGGACCTCGGGAAGGAATCCCATGTCGGCCATCTGGTCTGCTTCGTCCAGCGCGGTGATCTCGATCGAATCGAGCACGCAAGTTCCCTGGCGCAGGTGGTCTGCCAACCGACCGGGCGTTGCGACGAGAACGTCGACGCCGCGGCGAAGCTGCTCGACCTGCTTGTTGAACGGAGTGCCACCGACCGCTGCGCGAACGGTCAGCCCCTGAGCGCCTGCGTAGGGGGCCAGGGATTCGACGACCTGGAACGCGAGTTCACGAGTCGGTACGAGAACGAGCGCACGAGGGCGTTTGGCTGCCGGGCGGTCAGTGTGCAAAGCCAAGCGAGCGAGGATCGGCAGGCCGAAGGCCAGAGTCTTGCCGGACCCCGTCTGCGCGCGACCGAGGACGTTCTTGCCCGCGATGGCGTCGGGAAGCGCCTTCGCCTGGATGGGCGAAGGAACGGTGATGGAATTTCGAGCCAATGCGGCGACGACCGGTTCTGGTAGACCGAGTTCGGCAAAGGTCACCACGGGCGAATCGCTTACGGCGTCCGTGGTGGCAGGGGTGGATGTACTAGTCGAGACAGCGTGAGTCACGCAGTTGAACCTCTCCGGATTACGGGCACGCCACGAAGCTACAGCTGGGGAAACACCCGCGAGAGGGGCACAAACAACAGCTAGAACACATATATGACGAGCCAGGGCACTGTCACCTGGCCATCCGTGCGCGTGGAAAACACTGCGCATAGTGGGGCTGTTTGTGCCTTTTCGAATTTCTAGGCCGCAATGGCGACCGTGTTCGAGTGTACGTCACGAGGCTTCGATTCACCGCTTCGAACAGGTGTGAGCTGGCCTACTCGTCAGCCGTGGCTCATCAGACGTTTCAGTTCTTCCAGCCACGGCATGGCGACGAAGATAGTGGGCACGACCAGAATTATCGCGGCCGCGCCGTACGCGGCGACACTGGTTCGGAGATCGACGCGGGGACCGCTCAACCGCTGGACGCGGATCAGCGTGCTCGGCCCACCGGCGGCCAGCGCGCCTCGGGGTGCAGTCGAGCCTGCGCAGGTGACCAATGCTCTGGCGAGAGGGGTCGGCCCGGTCACCTTGACTGCGGAATCGTCGGCTAGCAGCTCGACGAGAAGCTGCACGCTGCCCAGCGCCGACTTGCTACGAACGATGCGAGGAAACGCTTCGTTCACCGCGGTGAACGCTTCGAGGACCAAGTCGTGTCGTGAGCGGAGATGAGAACGCTCGTGGCTGAGGATTGCTTTCAGCTCGGCGCGGCTGAGATTGGTCAGTACTCCTTCGCTCAGCACCACCCGTTGGCGCAGGCCCGGTAGGCAGTACGCAATGGGTTCGACTGCGTCGAGCACGCGTATGTCGGCGTCACGCACACCGGGGAACGGCCGGCCGGTGCTGCTGCTTCGGTCGAGTAGATCCACGAGCACACGGTGCCGTGCGCGTCGACGCCGCGTTCGTATCGCCACCTGGACGACGGAGAACATGAGTTTGGCGCCGATCCCGAGCGTGATGGCGAGCACGACCACGTACAAGATCCACAACGGCAGACCGAGGGCCTCGATTTCGTCGGTCGGTGCCGTCGTCGGCTTTCCGTCCGGGCCTGGGACTAGCAACAGACCGCCGATTGCCAGACCGGAGCTGAACGCGGAGAACACAGCGGCGACAGCGATCGCCTGCCACAGCACGAGCGCCGCTCGAGGCGCACGATACGGCCAGGTGGCATGGCTCAGAACAGCAGGAACTGGCCCCGTCAACAGCAGGGCAAGTACTGCGAATACCAGCGCTGTGGTGGAGTTCATTTCCTCACTAACCGCGGGCAGGAATCAGTCGGATTGTCGATCTTCGTTCGGAGACGACGGGTGTCCGCCCGATTGTGCCACTTCCAAGGCTGCAAGAGCTTCTCGGAGCGCCGCAGCTTCGTCTGCACCCACCTGTCCGACGAAGTGGACCAGTGCGGCTGCGCGGCCTCCGGACTCCGGCGCCTGGGACAGCGCGTCGACCATCAGGCTCGCAACGAGTTCGTCGCGGCTGTGCAGCGGGACGTACCGGTGCGCGCGATCGTCTCGCTGTTGAACGACGAGCTGCTTCTTGGCGAGCCGTTGGAGAACGGTCATAACTGTGGTGTACGCGAGTTCTCGATGGGCGGCGAGCGCCTCGTGGACCTGCCGCACCGTCTGTGGTTCCGAGGAATCCCACAGATGATCCATCACTGCACGCTCGAGTTCGCCTAGACCAGCCATTCCACCGAGTCTACGGCCAGTCCGACACAAATGCGTACTACTCCCGGTAGTACGGGCATCCTGGGCGTGTGGGATCGGTCATACACACCCGGAGGGTGACTTTGAGATCCAGATCGCACGCCTTGCATCGATCCGAGCGGTTCTGTGCATATTCTGCTTTCATGCCATTGCGAAGACGGTCGGGAGGTCACCGTTGAACTGGGTCGTGTCGCTGTCCCTGGTCAGTGATACGACCTCGTGGGTCACGGTGTTTCTCGGCCTGCTCGGCGCCATCTGGCTGGTGATCTGTTCGAAGCGCTGGTATCTGCTTCGGGCTCTGCCGATATGCATCGCGCTGGCAACTGTCCTCGCAATGGCCCTGTATTTCATCGTGGAAAAGGTGTGGCGGCCGTTTCCAGATCCCATCGAACCCGAAATTTATGCCTGGATCGGCGTTGCGCTCGGCGCAGTGGCGTTGGTCGTGCCGAGAGTGATGGCGTCCGGCCGCACCTTGACGAAGGTTGTTTCCGTCGTCGCAGCGATTCTGGTGGTGGTGGCCGCCTCGGCGCAGATAAACCTGGTGTTCTCGGCGTACCCGACGCTCGGCACGCTCGTCGGTGTCGAGGATGTCGATCGTGTCGACCTGGGTGAACTGCCGGGTCCGCAGTCCGACCCGGTGACGGGGGACCCCCTCGATTCCGCATGGTCAGCGCCGGAATCGATGCCTACCGAGGGCAAATTGACCTCGGTTTCCATTCCACCGACGGCTTCGGGTTTCTCCGCTCGCCCGGCCGAGGTGTACCTCCCTCCGGCGTACTTCACCGATCCCCGCCCATTACTACCGGTGCTCGTGTTGCTTGCCGGTCAGCCCGGCGAACCAGAAGACTGGCTGAACGGCGGCATGCTTGCCAACACCATGGACGCATTCGCGCGTGATCACGCGGGCTTGGCCCCGGTAGTGGTCGTCGCGGACGGGACCGGGTCCACACTCGCAAATCCGCTCTGCGTGGACTCTCCGCTCGGCAACGTCGACACCTATCTGTCGAAGGACGTGCCGGACTGGATCAATTCGACCCTGCAGGTCAACCCGGACCGGCGGAGTTGGATCATCGGTGGGCTCTCCTACGGGGGGACCTGTTCCATTCAACTGGCCACCAACCACCCCGACGTCTACCCGACCTTCCTCGATCTATCGGGGCAGGCCGAGCCCACTCTCGGTGATCGCGGACGCACGGTGGCGGACGCGTTCGGTGGCAACGACGCCGCTTTCGTCGCGGTCAACCCGATGGACCTGCTGAAAACGAAGAAGTACCCGAATTCGGGGGGTGCGTTCGTCGTCGGTGCGGACGACAACGACTACCGACCCGGCCAGCAGGCGATGTACAACGCCGCCAAGGCCGCCGGAATGGATGTGCGGTATCTCGAGGTACCAGGCGGACACAGTTTCGCTGTCTGGTCCGAGGGTCTGAAACAAGAATTGCCCTGGCTGATGCAGAGAGTGGGATTGATCTCGTGAACGAGACCGTCGAAGAAATTGCCCCGGTCGAGCCGTCCGAGCCATCGTGGTTCGACAAGCGGCGGGAGCGGATCGCCCACGGATGGCGCACAGCGGTTCGGCAGATGGTGCGCTTGTGGTCGCTGATCGTGTTCGGGGTCAAGGGCGCACCGGTGAGCATAGGTTTGCTGATCCTTGTGCTTGGCCTCGGGATCCTCGCATTGGTAGTAGGTGGCGGCACTCTGCACCGCGAGTTCGCGCTCGGAATCATGCCGATCGAGGAACTTCGGCTGTGGACGGTCCTCACCGCCGGTCTCTTCGCGCCCGGTGTTCTCGGCTACGTGGTTTTCGTTCTCGCTGTGTTCGTGGCGGCGGCGCCGATCGAGCGCAGAATCGGATCTGCGAAGTTCGCGCTGTCGGCGGTACTTACCCAGGCACTCGGCGCGGTGCTCGGACTCGGCATCGCCGCACTGGCAAAATTGTTCGATGCCGATTGGGGATTTCGTCTGCACGTTGGAACCGCGATCGGACCGACGACCTGGATCGTCGGGGTGGTCATGGTGGCGAGCGCGCGAATGGATACGTTGTGGCGCCGAAGGATCCGGGTCGGGTTGCTCGCGCTGCTGATCACCTCGGCGCTGTTCAGTGGGCATCTGCAGGATGTCGTCAGACTTGCTGCCGCAGTCGTAGGACTCCTTCTCGGCCCGACCATCGTCGGCCGGTCGGCCCGGGGACCGCGCTTGGCTGGAACGCAACGAGAGGGTCGTGTTCTGGTGGCACTCGTCGTTGCGGCGAGCGCTCTCGGACCGGTGCTGGCCGCGCTGAGCCCGGACGCGGTCGGTCCGTTCGCGGTTCTTCGAGATGTGGTGAGCGGCGTTCCGTATACAGCAGCGGAGGTTCGCGAAATCTGTGCGGATTCTGCAACTGATCCCGAGTGCAGAACCGGTCTTCTCGAACTGCGATTGGGAGGCGTCGGACCGACGATCCTGTCGCTGATGCCGTCGATTCTCCTCCTGTTTCTGGCGGATGGGTTGCGCCGCGGGCGCCGGTTCGCATGGGGCGCGACGGTTTTCGCACAGGTCGTGCTGCTCATCGTGTCGATCGCCAACTACGCCATCCGGTTCATCGAAGCAGGGGACGACGAATCCGTTTTCTACGGACTGGAATCGCCGACGGCGTATCGGACGATCGTGCCGTTCTTACTTCCACTCGCAGTCCTCGTCCTGCTCGTGCTGACCCGCAAGTACTTCGACGTAACGGCACCGCGAGGAACATATCGAAAGTTCTCGGCGTACGTCGCTGGATCGCTGGTGGGTCTCGGAGTCCTGTACGTGCTCGGTGGGCTTGTCGGGCGTGCAGGGTTCGATGAAGAGCCGACCGTTCTCGGTCTCGTGGCCGATTTTCCGCAACGCCTGATCCCGCCCGTGTATCTGCAGTGGCTCGAGCCCCGCTTTCTTCCCGACAGCATCTTCACGACTCTGCTGTTCGAGTGGACCGGCGTGATCTTCTGGGCTGCACTCTGTCTGTTGGTGCTGGGGACCTTCCTGACGCCGAATGCAGGCACCGACAGCGACGCCGCCGAACGCGCGCGCTCGGTACTGATGTCGAGCACGGGCAGTGCACTGTCGTGGATGACCACTTGGAAGGGCAACTCGTACTGGTTCTCGGCCGACGGCAGTAGCTTCGTCGCCTACCGAGTGATCTCAGGTGTGGCGCTCACAACCGGAGACCCGGTCGGTCCACGGGACCGACTGCGCGAGAACGTCGTCGACTTCGCCGAATTCGCTTCGGAGAACGGATGGATACCGTGTTTCTACTCGGTGACGCCCCAGGTCCGTGACATCACCGACAGTATCGGGTGGGGAGGTATTCAGGTCGGGGAGGAGACCGTTCTGGATTTGGAAAATCTGGCGTTCACCGGAAAACGCTTCCAAGACGTACGCACTGCGTTGAATCGAGCGAAGAAGGTCGGCATCGAAGCCGAATGGATCAAGTTCCCGGATGCGCCGCTTGCAATCACAGACCAGATCACGGCGATTTCGGAAGAGTGGGTGGCCGACAAAGGGATGCCCGAGATGGGCTTCACGCTCGGCGGACTCGAGGAAGTCGACGACCCACAGGTCCGCTGCCTCGTAGCCATCGACGAACACCGAACCGTGCATGGGATCACATCGTGGATGCCAGTGTACGAAGACGGAGAGATCGTCGGCTGGACACTGGATTTCATGCGACGTCGATCGGAGGGGTTCAGGCCGGCTATGGAGTTCCTGATCGCATCCGCTGCAATTCTCCTCAAGGACGAGGGAATCCGGTTCTTGAGTCTGTCCGGTGCTCCACTCGCCAAGGTGGACGACAGCGGCGCCGAATCAGATCCGACCGAGGAGGAGTTGACTTTTTCGCGGCTCTTGGACCGTTTGCTCGACGTACTGGGCAAGACACTCGAACCCGTCTACGGCTTCCGGTCGTTGCTCGCATTCAAGTCGAAGTTCCAGCCGCGGTACGAACCGATGCACATGACCTTCGCGGACCCTGCTGCATTGCCGAGCATCGGAAACGCTATCGGCCGCGCCTACCTTCCCGACGTCTCCATCGGACAGGGATACAGGTTGGTGCGCACCATGATCGAGCGCTAGCGCTACCTCGACTCAGCGCGAGCCCCGGGGGAGACCTCGACAGGGCCGCCGACTGCGCCGTAGACGTGTCGAGTGCCGATCGGAACGATCAACGGACGGTCGGAGACCGGGTCTGCGATGACGGTGGCCTCGAGTCCGAACACGTCCATCAACAGCTTCTCCGAAATCACGTCCTGCGGTCGGCCCGACTCCACGATCTTGCCCTCCGACATCACAATCAGTTGATCGCTGTAGCGGACCGCCAGGTTGAGATCGTGCAAGACCATGATGACCGTTCGGCCCATTTCCTCGTGCAATCGATCGACCAGATCGAGAACCTCGACCGAGTGCGCCAGGTCCAGATAGGTGGTCGGCTCGTCGAGCAGGAGTATGTCTGTGCCCTGTGCCAGCGCCATGGATATCCAGGCTCGCTGCCGCTGACCTCCGGAGAGTTCGTCGACCGGCCGGTCCGCGAGATCCTCGACACCGGTCAACTGCAGCGCACTCGCTACCTCGGACTCGTCGTCGGAACTCCATTGGCGGATCCACGACTGATGGGGGTGCCGGCCCCTCGACACGAGGTCGCCGACGGTCAATCCTTCGGGTGCGGTCGGGGCCTGCGGCAGCATTCCGAGCACTCGCGCCACCTCTTTCGTCCGCATCGACGAAATGGCTTTGCCGTCGAGAATCACCTTGCCGCCCTTGGGCTTGAGCAATCGACCGAGTGCGCGGAGTAGTGTGCTCTTTCCGCAGCCGTTCGGCCCGATCACGGTCGTGATGACACCGGTGTGGACCTTCAAATCCAGGTTCTCGACGATGATGCGGTCGCCGTAGCCCAGCGACAGGTCCTCGGCTATGAGACGAGACGGCTCTGTCCGCGCTTCTTCTGTCCGCGCTTCTTCTTTCAGTGTCATGCGGAAACCTTTCGATTACTACGGACGAGCAGATAGAGAAGAAACGGTCCGCCCAGGGCAGAGGTCACGATTCCCACCGGCAACTCGACCGGGAGGATGGTCCGGGCAATGAGGTCGCTGCCGACGACGAGCAGTCCGCCCATGAGGGCGGATGCGATGATCGGCGGACCAGGAGTTCGCAAGAGGCGCAGCGCGATCTGCGGAGCTGCGAGCGCGACGAAACCGATCGGGCCGGCAGCAGCGGTGGCGATGGCGGCCAGGGCGACCGCCGCGAGCAGCAGTGATGCCTGCCCGTACTGCAGACGTACACCGAGCGAGCGGGCATTGTCGTCACCGAGTCTGAGCGCGCCGAGCGTGAAAGTGGAGACAACGGCAACTCCGCCGACCAGAACGAGAGCTACGAGAACCGGCCATACGGTGTTCCAGTTGGCGCCGTTCAGAGAACCGGTCAGCCACAGTTGCGCTCGGGACACGTCATTGATGTCGGCACTGATCAGCAGCCAACCGATCACAGCCGTGAGCATGGCGTTGATCGCGATCCCGACGAGGATCAATCGGAACCCCTCGACGCCGCGCTTCCAGGCAAGCGCATAGATCAGCACCGCGGTCACAATGCCACCGAGCAGAGCAGCGAGCGGGAGACCGAGGGTGGCGAGGATCCCGGCGAGCGAGCCGCCACCGAGCACGATCATCGCGACAGCCGCAGCGCTGGCTCCTGCGGTGATGCCGAGGATATCCGGGCTTGCCAGCGAGTTTCGGGAGATGGACTGAGTCACCGCACCGGAGATTCCGAGCGCCATCCCGACGAGCAGGCCCGTGAGAGATCGGGGAAGCCTCAGGTCCATCACGATGAACCGTTCTATCCGAGAACCGCCTCCGAAGAGCACCTCGGTCACCTCGCCGACCGACAGGGGGAAGTCACCACGTCCGATGTTGATGCAGACGACCAGGAAGAGTGCGATCAATGTGACTACGTTGATCAACACCATCAGGGGCCGCCTGACCAACGACACCGGACCGACCCGAAATGCCGGCCTCGACGGGACTCCATCATGGTGATCGCCCGGTGTCGATCTTGGCGCATCCACATTCGCGGTCACAGACTTGCCAACTTCCGACGACGTACGAGAGCGATGAAGAATGGAGCGCCGAACAGCGCGAGGACGATCCCGACCTGTAGCTCGCCAGGGCGTACGACGACGCGTCCGATCACATCCGCGATCATCAGCATGACCCCGCCCATGAGCCCGGCGTAGGGGACGAGCCACCGATAGTCGGGACCGGTGACCACCCGGGCGACGTGAGGAACGACGAGCCCTATGAACGCGATCGGACCGCAAGCTGCGGTGGCCGCGCCGGTGAGCAGGGTGATCGCGACAATTCCGATGGTCCGTGTGAGTGCGATGTTGGTCCCGAGCGATCTGGCGACGTCCTCGCCCAGGCTCATGACGTTCAGCCCAGGAGTGCTTGCCAACGCAATGAGGACACCGACAATCAGGAATGGGAGCACCTGCCACAGGATGTCGAGTCCCCGACCCGCCACCGAGCCCACTGACCAGAAGCGGTAGCCGTCGAGACTCGTCTGGTCGAGCAGAACGATCGCGTTGGTCATCGCGGCGAGAAAGAACGCGACACCGGCTCCGGCAAGTGCCAGGTTCAACGGACTCGCCTTGCCGTTGCCTATGGACGAGAGCCCGAACACCACGACGCTCGCCAACGCCGATCCGGCGAAGGCGAACCACAGATACTGACTTGGGGAATCGAAGCGAAACAAGTAGATCGACAGGACGACCAGAAATGCAGCGCCGGCGTTGAGCCCGAGGAGGCCGGCGTCGGCGAGAGGGTTTCGGGTATGCCCTTGAATGAGTGCGCCTGCGATCCCCAGAGCGATTCCGACTACGAGAGCGAGCAACGTCCGCGGGATCCGCAATGTACGCACGATGATGTCGGTGTCCGTGCCGGTCGGGGTGAGAAGTGCGTGTCCGATTTCGTCGAACGTCAGCGGCCTCGCGCCGATTGCGATGCTTGCCAGAATGGCTGCGGCCAGCGCAACCGCAAGGATGACGAGCCCGAGAATTCTGCGCTTCCGAATGCCTGCAACCGAATTATCTTGTGGGACAGGTACGAACAACTCGTGACGTGCGGTTTTCTCGCGGACGACCTCGGTAGAACTCCGCCCGATACCCAAGTGTCGAAGCAACGAGCGGCGAACACCGATCGCGTCACCGCTGTCGGCATCGCGAACGATGAGATCGGTCCATCGCTTGCCTGTGCTCTGGCCGTCCTTGCCTTCGCGGAAGCCTTGATTCCACAGAAACAGTCCAAGTGCGACCGATAGTGCGATGGAGCCGAACACGAACCGGTCCGCTTCGCCGCCGCCGTTGTCGTCTCGGAGCGAGTCGACGATCGACCATCCGATGACCAGTGGGATCAGGATGATGCCGAGATCGACGACCGTAGCCGCGATTCGAGGCGGCCACGGAGCGACACCAGTGGGTATCTGTTCCTTGGCGAAGTCCTTGTCGGGAGTCGGATGAGAACCTCCCGAACCAAGCAATGGTGCCGTCGTCACTATGCCCGTGACTCCTCACTGTGGTCAATGCGTCAAGTATTAGGTTACGGAACCCTTGTTCATTCTGCGCGTTCAGGTAAGGCAAGCCAAGCCGAATCGGTGACGCAGAAGACACTTCAGCATCTGCCGGGATCCAGCCAGGGTGGTTAGGCTAACCTATGTTGAATCGGCCCGGCGGGGTCGTCTCGTCGACGAAGGGAGTGTTCGAAGTGTCTCTTGCAACTACGACGTCCGATGCGTGGGCCGATGTGCATCGTTCGTACGGAAGCGGTCGAGAGGGAAGTCCGCTGGCGCGATCGTGCACTCGCCTGCGCTTGCTCAACCCCGACTACCCGCGGATGTACGCGGTGGCGGCGATGGCCAACGAGGGCAAACGTCGCTGGTGGCAGCTTGCGGTGGGCTTGGAAGATGGTCGGGTCGACCAGATGATCAGTCGCTCGCTCGAGGATCTCAAGGTTCCCGAGGCCGCGGCAGTTCAGGTCGCAACCGCTCTGATTCACGCGGTCGTGGGACGCGTGGCCGCACTTCTAGTGCTGGA is part of the Rhodococcus sovatensis genome and encodes:
- a CDS encoding ABC transporter ATP-binding protein, producing the protein MTLKEEARTEEARTEPSRLIAEDLSLGYGDRIIVENLDLKVHTGVITTVIGPNGCGKSTLLRALGRLLKPKGGKVILDGKAISSMRTKEVARVLGMLPQAPTAPEGLTVGDLVSRGRHPHQSWIRQWSSDDESEVASALQLTGVEDLADRPVDELSGGQRQRAWISMALAQGTDILLLDEPTTYLDLAHSVEVLDLVDRLHEEMGRTVIMVLHDLNLAVRYSDQLIVMSEGKIVESGRPQDVISEKLLMDVFGLEATVIADPVSDRPLIVPIGTRHVYGAVGGPVEVSPGARAESR
- a CDS encoding FecCD family ABC transporter permease, yielding MVLINVVTLIALFLVVCINIGRGDFPLSVGEVTEVLFGGGSRIERFIVMDLRLPRSLTGLLVGMALGISGAVTQSISRNSLASPDILGITAGASAAAVAMIVLGGGSLAGILATLGLPLAALLGGIVTAVLIYALAWKRGVEGFRLILVGIAINAMLTAVIGWLLISADINDVSRAQLWLTGSLNGANWNTVWPVLVALVLVGGVAVVSTFTLGALRLGDDNARSLGVRLQYGQASLLLAAVALAAIATAAAGPIGFVALAAPQIALRLLRTPGPPIIASALMGGLLVVGSDLIARTILPVELPVGIVTSALGGPFLLYLLVRSNRKVSA
- a CDS encoding iron chelate uptake ABC transporter family permease subunit, with the protein product MTTAPLLGSGGSHPTPDKDFAKEQIPTGVAPWPPRIAATVVDLGIILIPLVIGWSIVDSLRDDNGGGEADRFVFGSIALSVALGLFLWNQGFREGKDGQSTGKRWTDLIVRDADSGDAIGVRRSLLRHLGIGRSSTEVVREKTARHELFVPVPQDNSVAGIRKRRILGLVILAVALAAAILASIAIGARPLTFDEIGHALLTPTGTDTDIIVRTLRIPRTLLALVVGIALGIAGALIQGHTRNPLADAGLLGLNAGAAFLVVLSIYLFRFDSPSQYLWFAFAGSALASVVVFGLSSIGNGKASPLNLALAGAGVAFFLAAMTNAIVLLDQTSLDGYRFWSVGSVAGRGLDILWQVLPFLIVGVLIALASTPGLNVMSLGEDVARSLGTNIALTRTIGIVAITLLTGAATAACGPIAFIGLVVPHVARVVTGPDYRWLVPYAGLMGGVMLMIADVIGRVVVRPGELQVGIVLALFGAPFFIALVRRRKLASL